The proteins below are encoded in one region of Helianthus annuus cultivar XRQ/B chromosome 2, HanXRQr2.0-SUNRISE, whole genome shotgun sequence:
- the LOC110915449 gene encoding MDIS1-interacting receptor like kinase 2: MKSIPLHQLFLLPIMRSSMFLTIALVLTSFSNLSLATAEEVSNLRITNEASSLLKWKSSLDKQSQSFLSSWVGSNPCYDWIGIGCSNTTTDGENVVTSIRLSNSSLRGTLGDLDSLSLRNLESLDLSLNSLSGIIPQRIGNLNSVKFLNLSCNQLTGLIPSSIGNLTNLHYLYLDNNTLSGSIPSELGRARDLIDLTLSKNLLNGTIPFSFINFSRIERIEINDNNISGSIPEYFANYTHLERLNLGKNNFSGVIPSELGKRSALVHLKLFMNNLIGPIPRDMNLTKMEVFAVSRNMLSGQLPHNICVSGRLTQLCACYNRFSGSVPKSVKNCSSLVRVRLQNNQLTGNISDDFGIYQELDYINLSYNKLYGEVSSNWGFCPKLTSLQISNNNLSGKLPIELGRATGLGELYLSSNHLVGKIPKSLERLSSLMKLYLDDNSLSGTIPSELGSLDNLEVLNLAKNSFTGLIQEKLGECLKLRSLNLSGNRFEGVIPVHLSKLDKLEFLDLSENSLIGYLPPQLGGLKALETMNLSHNSLIGSIPATFIQMLSLTTVDISFNQLEGPLPSMRAFEEAPMEALRNNKLLCGYNTGLDCRVERRNQDNENKFLKVMLTIVVPSLGCMLLLVVIISSIFFYLHKRNPNGTSRPQEIEAKPFTIWSYDGKMVYENIINAIDDFDPKHIVGVGGFGTVYKAELLSEVFAVKKFHASEDDKMHNFKSFEAEIRTLTEIRHQNIVKLYGFCLHPRHSFLVYEFLVGGSLRMVLNDMKRAVEFDWEKRLMVVNGVANALSYMHHDCSQPIIHRDLSSNNVLLDSDWVAHVSDFGTARVLDQDSSNWTSFAGTVGYVAPELAYTMEVSEKCDVYSFGVLALEVIMGKHPGDFLTVSPDMKGTSFIEILDQRLPSPSEQLAKQLELLVEVALSCLQKNPHSRPSMREVSLGLSV; encoded by the exons ATGAAAAGTATACCACTTCATCAACTATTTCTACTTCCGATCATGAGATCTTCCATGTTCCTTACCATTGCACTAGTCTTAACCTCTTTCTCTAATCTTTCACTTGCAACTGCTGAAGAAGTTTCAAATCTACGGATTACTAATGAAGCATCTTCTCTTCTGAAATGGAAATCTAGCCTTGATAAACAAAGCCAATCATTTCTTTCTTCATGGGTTGGAAGCAACCCATGCTATGATTGGATAGGAATTGGTTGTAGTAACACTACAACAGATGGAGAAAATGTTGTAACAAGCATCCGACTATCGAATTCAAGCTTAAGAGGTACACTTGGTGATCTTGATTCTTTATCTTTACGTAATCTTGAATCCTTGGATCTTTCACTTAACTCGCTCTCGGGCATCATTCCTCAAAGAATTGGGAATCTGAATTCTGTTAAATTCCTTAATCTTTCTTGTAATCAACTTACTGGACTCATTCCTTCCTCTATAGGAAATTTAACCAATCTCCACTATCTTTATCTGGATAACAATACTCTTTCTGGGTCCATCCCATCTGAACTTGGCCGGGCTCGGGATCTCATAGATCTCACGCTTAGCAAAAACCTGTTAAATGGTACCATTCCATTTTCGTTCATAAACTTTAGTAGGATAGAAAGGATAGAAATCAATGATAACAATATATCCGGCTCGATTCCTGAATATTTTGCAAACTATACTCATCTTGAACGGTTGAACTTGGGTAAGAACAATTTTAGTGGTGTCATACCATCTGAACTTGGAAAGAGATCAGCCCTTGTTCACTTGAAATTGTTCATGAATAATCTTATAGGTCCCATTCCTAGGGATATGAATCTAACCAAGATGGAAGTGTTTGCAGTAAGTAGAAACATGCTCTCTGGTCAGTTACCACACAATATATGTGTTTCTGGACGACTTACACAATTATGCGCGTGCTACAATCGCTTCTCAGGGTCTGTACCGAAAAGCGTAAAAAACTGTAGCAGCTTGGTTAGAGTTCGCCTTCAAAATAACCAACTGACTGGAAACATTTCTGATGATTTTGGGATATACCAGGAGTTGGATTATATAAATTTGAGCTACAACAAATTGTATGGTGAGGTGTCTAGTAATTGGGGTTTTTGTCCTAAGTTAACTAGCTTACAGATATCAAACAACAATCTGTCAGGAAAATTACCAATAGAGCTAGGAAGAGCAACAGGATTAGGCGAGCTTTATCTCTCATCAAATCATTTAGTTGGTAAAATCCCAAAAAGCCTTGAAAGATTAAGTTCATTGATGAAGTTGTACTTGGACGATAATTCGTTATCAGGTACAATTCCTTCGGAATTGGGAAGTTTGGACAACTTGGAAGTCCTTAACTTGGCAAAAAATTCTTTTACTGGCCTGATCCAAGAAAAGCTAGGAGAGTGCTTAAAGTTAAGGAGTTTGAATCTAAGCGGTAATAGATTTGAGGGAGTTATTCCTGTACATCTTTCCAAGTTGGACAAGTTAGAATTTCTTGATCTTAGTGAAAATAGTTTGATTGGGTATCTACCACCACAACTTGGAGGTCTAAAGGCACTAGAAACAATGAACCTCTCCCACAATAGCCTCATAGGCTCAATTCCAGCAACTTTTATTCAGATGTTAAGCTTAACCACAGTTGATATATCTTTCAACCAGCTAGAGGGCCCACTTCCAAGTATGCGCGCATTCGAAGAGGCTCCAATGGAGGCACTTAGGAATAACAAGCTGTTATGTGGATACAACACAGGGTTGGACTGTCGAGTGGAACGAAGAAATCAAGATAATGAAAACAAGTTTCTGAAGGTGATGCTTACAATAGTAGTTCCATCTTTGGGATGCATGTTGCTGTTGGTTGTCATTATATCTAGCATATTCTTTTATCTCCATAAAAGAAATCCAAATGGTACTAGTAGGCCACAAGAGATAGAAGCAAAGCCTTTTACAATCTGGAGCTATGATGGGAAAATGGTCTATGAGAACATCATTAATGCAATAGATGACTTTGACCCCAAGCATATTGTTGGGGTTGGTGGATTTGGAACTGTTTATAAAGCAGAGTTGTTATCAGAAGTATTTGCTGTGAAAAAATTCCATGCATCAGAAGATGACAAGATGCATAATTTCAAGAGTTTTGAAGCCGAGATACGAACATTGACCGAAATACGTCATCAAAACATTGTAAAGCTATATGGATTTTGTTTACATCCACGACACTCGTTTTTGGTATATGAGTTCTTGGTAGGAGGAAGCTTAAGGATGGTACTCAATGACATGAAACGCGCTGTTGAATTTGATTGGGAAAAACGGTTGATGGTTGTTAATGGCGTTGCAAATGCATTGTCTTATATGCACCATGATTGTTCACAACCGATTATCCACAGGGACTTGTCAAGCAACAATGTTTTACTGGATTCCGACTGGGTTGCTCATGTATCTGATTTTGGCACAGCAAGGGTATTAGATCAAGACTCATCAAACTGGACTTCATTTGCCGGAACAGTTGGTTATGTTGCTCCAG AACTAGCATATACAATGGAAGTGAGTGAGAAATGTGATGTTTACAGCTTTGGGGTACTAGCACTAGAAGTTATAATGGGTAAGCATCCAGGAGATTTTCTCACGGTCTCACCTGACATGAAAGGCACATCTTTTATTGAAATTTTAGACCAACGCTTACCTTCACCGTCGGAACAATTAGCTAAACAATTGGAATTACTCGTTGAGGTTGCACTCTCATGCCTACAAAAGAATCCTCACTCTAGGCCATCAATGCGGGAAGTTTCTCTTGGCTTGTCAGTCTAG